One Saimiri boliviensis isolate mSaiBol1 chromosome 17, mSaiBol1.pri, whole genome shotgun sequence genomic window carries:
- the LOC101036638 gene encoding protein S100-A7, with protein sequence MSSTQAEKSIVGMINMFHKYTGNDDKIDKPSLLTMMKENFPNFLSACDKKGTNYLANAFEKKDKNGDKKIDFSEYLSLLGDIAIDYHKQSHGAEPCSGGSQ encoded by the coding sequence ATGAGCAGCACTCAAGCTGAGAAGTCCATAGTGGGCATGATCAACATGTTTCACAAATACACCGGAAATGACGACAAGATTGACAAGCCCAGCCTGCTGACGATGATgaaggagaacttccccaacttccTCAGTGCCTGTGACAAAAAGGGCACAAATTACCTGGCCAATGCCTTTGAGAAAAAGGACAAGAATGGGGATAAGAAGATTGATTTTTCTGAGTATCTGTCCCTTCTGGGAGACATAGCCATTGACTACCACAAGCAGAGCCACGGAGCAGAGCCCTGTTCCGGGGGAAGCCAGTGA